ctaaactaacaagcaaaatccaaatactaaaataaatctaagtattaatatttttcaacaaaaacgaTAAAGGTAACTTCGAATCAAAACGATGCAGGACTGAATCTTGCTAATTGAATATTAGAGGTGGTGCTTTGCATGCATGGGCGTCAGTGGGAGAGGGACATTGTAATGAATTCGATGTGGTCTATCTCATCTCACATGTTCTGATAAGGTAACGGAAGGCCACAATCACTCACAGTCAGTCACACCTCTTCCTCCACtcattttattaaattgattaCAAATCCAAATACAATCAGACAATAAAAGCATGGAATATTTGACTGAATATTTATGTTTCTGTTATTATGCGATCCAAAGATTAGGAATCCCTTCTTCTATTGgaatattttcttccttttgaccATGTATTTTCTTCATTTGCACGTATGCCCCATCTTATTAAGTTGCTTCTTCATGTGGTACACACTTTGAAATTAAATTTCGAtgcaaaataaattaaataacacTTCTTTTTCTTTAGTCAGGTGAATACCATTCAACCAAAATTATTCTTTTCTTATATTTCTTATTTAATAGTTGTTCCGCTCTTAGTCTAGTAGTAGTGGTTCCTCTCCTCGACTTTAGATGAAGATCCAAGTTTGCACGTCGCATCTCCATTGTTCTAAAGAAACAAAGTAgtgttgtttttttctttcttttttgaccTATGAAACAAATGTGTGTTTGAGTACCAATCAAAGCAAATAAGACTAGTTCTTTTGGTTTCATAAGAAAATATTGAACACTTCACCGATCATAAAACTTATATCTTTTTACTTTCATCTCAATCAAGAAAGGATTGCATGTCAACCTAACTATCAATATGGAGTGATTGTTTTAGAGTGTCATAACAACtgcaattttttaaataattagttCATATTGACATTCTAAAACAGTCACTCCATAGTGATCTCACTTTAATTTCTTGTCAAATAGTAAGGATTCACTTTAATTTCTTGGTCATGTTGGACTAACCCATCATAGATGATTTGAAAATGTAATTATTGTATTATGGGTTTGCAATACCAAATATCATGACTTAAAAAAATCAAGCACAACATCAATCAATTGCTTTTGAGTAATGAAACACTCGCAAAACAATATCATAATTTCAAGATAATTTAAATATTTGCAATCACTCACAAAACAATCGCATCAAATAATTCGTTGAACTTGAACACTTAAAATCACTAACAAATCAagtgatgtgtcatcaatatgaaataaacacattaattatataataatttgCTTCCTAAACATTAGTTggattattactattttttttttttgaaaatgacCAGCTGGTGACTTCGTCACGGTAGTCCACCCTTTTGGGGGTCGAGAAGACTTATAGAAGCATTTAGCCTCCCCTTAGTCATCATTGTGCGATTCACTAATGCTAGGAATCGAATTCAAAACGTACCGTGTAGAATACAAGCTTAAAATTTATTTCCGACCACTGAGCTACTTTGTAATGGTTTAGTTGGATTATTATTGAAACATCGTTATTCCCTAGGGTTAAATAAATTGTTTGATTGTGTTGGTTTCGTTGATAGCAACACCATTCAAAAACGTTGCCTGACATTTTCCAATTTTATATGacacaaattttgttttgtttgtgttaatCAAGTAAAATATACGAAATTGGACAACTTTTTGACACCAAAAAGGAATAGACAACTTTTGGGATAACTCATACTTTATGCTTACGGTGGAGACTGACCAACTGCTACACAATGGAACTCTTTGACTGAATCATGACCATTGGATCCAATGATTCTACAAATCGACCCTTCCACCGCAAAAGTGGCATCCCATGATCTTTTTCCCCAACCACTAATCCTGCCTCCAATTTAGAAAATTTTACCAAACGTCTTATTAATCAGAAATAATAAGACGAGGAGTCccaatgaaatttgaaccaagGGAGTAAAAAAGATTAACGCTATGACTCGTTCAAAATTCATCACATTTCAATTACGGATTGATAAACGAGTCGTAGCGTTAATCAACACAAGAACCCAAGCTGGAATTAACAATTTTAATAGGGAAATATGTATGATACAGTTGGCAAAATCAGGTGCATGTTTGATCACGAATTAACTAAGATGAACGCGCATACACCGTTAGATGAGATCTACAGACTATTTTTACATATTTAAAATTCCATCAGAACCCTTGAGGAAAAAACCGGATTGAATCCGGCTAACTAACGAAACTGAACGAAAGGCGGGACCATCTGAGCCGTGTCGTAGCAAAACGGAGCCGCCGGGTGCTGCCACTTCTTGAACACCGCCACCTGAGCCGACTTGTCCGCCTCCGCGCCCTGCTGATGATGGCGCGGGAGCTCCTTCTGCTGGTGCTGCCGCGTGTCGTCTCGAGATTTGGCCTCGATTGGTTGATCGGGGGAGACGAGAGGGGAGAGGAGGGGGATGGCGACGTTCCAATCGGGGACGCGGTTTATTTGCAAGGAAGAAGGGGGCGGGGCTCGCCTCTGGAGGCGGCTGGGCTGGCGTCGGTTACCGGAGCTCGGTCGCGATTCTTCTGCCATTGATATTTGATTGGATTTTGATGAGATCTcggaggagagggagagagagtgagggatTTGGGATTTGGGATTTGGTGTATAACAGGTGGAACTGGGCAAGGAAGTGGTGGTGCgtgtgaatatatatatatatatatatatatatatatatatatatatatatatgcgtgaGAGAGAGAGGCGTATGGTTGGCACGCGGCTTTGGCTCCTGTAAGCCCCGAcgatggagaaatttttcattcttTCCGGAACACGTGTCGTTGtataagagaagaaaaggttAACTTTTTCAATACAAGTATTTTACTAACGTGAAGTGGCACGTGGTATGTCATTCTGTGTTTTTAGTACATTACCACTATGACGGTATAATGAGGAGCTCTTTAACAAGATCTAAtttgttttgttcaattttaTCCGAATGAATATTCTACTTGTCAACTCTTGGCACTTCAAGATCAACTTAGGTATTATATTCTTGATATGCGTTCGAGTAGTCAATTTTCTCAAATGAAATAAATTGGTagtcttgcaaaaaaaaaaacaaaataaatagtgGAGACGGGGTGGAACAAAGTATATAGTCATGTGTATTTGCAAATTACATTAACTTTGGTTCTATTGTTTGCTGCTACTTCAGTAGAGAGAGCCTTTATTGCTCTAAATATTGAGAAAAGTACATTGTGTAACCAAATGAGAAATCAATTGTGAAAGTTCTAGGATGGTACTTGTTTAACCTAGAAGAGATGAATAGGttccaatttaaaaatccaattcaattttCAGTTCTCAAATTAAATCCACCTTACAACTCAAGTCATTAACACCCAGAAGAAGGTCGTGGAGGTTGTTGAAATTGTATGACTGCCATGATGCAGTGACCACCTTCACCGCCCACAATGAAGAAC
The nucleotide sequence above comes from Malus sylvestris chromosome 16, drMalSylv7.2, whole genome shotgun sequence. Encoded proteins:
- the LOC126606473 gene encoding uncharacterized protein At4g14450, chloroplastic-like, producing MAEESRPSSGNRRQPSRLQRRAPPPSSLQINRVPDWNVAIPLLSPLVSPDQPIEAKSRDDTRQHQQKELPRHHQQGAEADKSAQVAVFKKWQHPAAPFCYDTAQMVPPFVQFR